The segment tcagTCTGAAACTTGCAGAATGAGCTCTaggagcaccgaattcaaactctggtgtttctgatcagcagagtgtgggttcgaatccacagccgtgacactttaccattgcttcgtccttcggacgggacgtaaagccgttggtcccatgtgttgtgtaacgcatgtaaaagaacccagtgcacttatcgagaGGAGAAGGGgtacgccccggtgttcctggttgtggctgcttaatgcgccgtagcaccttgtaaacccttatacggtgctaaataattgggtctcagaatccatcactgcatgcaataacccatctttctgaaagtttgtatatactcagcgccttgagtaccttgtttggtagatacgtgcgctgtataagacttcgatattattatatgaGACCCATTTTTGTCCGTGGAAATTTTCCCTCTGAAACGAAAAGCTAGAAAACCGTATTTGAAAACGTACAAAACGCAGGGCCGCAGCTATTTTGGTTGTTACATAAGAGCCGCAACCGAAATTGAGGAAaatgtttacatgctgaaaattgtgctgGGTTCTTTACTTCCGACTCACACAACGgagtttaaggcagtggacactattggtaatttctgaaaataattattagcataaaaacttacttggtaacaagcaatggagagctgttaatagtataaaacattgcgagaaacggctcccaatGAAGTAAAataacctagttttcgagaaagaagtataaattttccacgaatttgatttcgagacctcagaattcgattttgaggtcccggaatctagcatctgaaagaacacaacttcgtgtgacaagggtgtttttccccctccatcattatctcgcaacttcgacaaacacttgtggtcaaattttcacaggtttgttattttgtgcatgttgagatacaccaagtgagaagactgctcttgacaaagaccaatagtgtccagtgtctgtaaggcCACTTAATGTACAAAGTTAAAAAAGTCTGTTTGATTTAGTTTGatcaaacaaaatttcaattttgACTGCTCTATACCAATCTTGTAATAGTGTataggtgccgagtttgcaaggtgcaaAGTTCATTGGTGCCTAGTTTGATCGACAACATTATGTGCTCAAAGCACTCCTTAACGACAAAGCATGCACTCCTCAGCAAAAAAAGTCATTTTTAACCCCTAAATGTGAAACGCAATTGATGCGTGACTTTCTATATTTATTGATGGAATTATGAAATGGGAATTATTTTGAGGACATTTTTGGTTAACATTAGATTATAAAACTCATCACTATACGACAACGCTGACCATAAGACGCAATCTAATCAAATGTGggtgtaggcctatattgaGCTTGACTTATTGAGCAGCCTCAGCTGCGCAATTATATCTTTTATTAGAATTTAAACTAGTTTAATTCTCCACAGGGCTGTAAGGTTTTCTATATACAGAATGTTTTACTtatagtgggttttttttctcgacGATTCTTCGATATGAGCCCCAACAATTTTGGGATCTGGTTGACTCGGTGGTTTCTTTACCTCCTTTCCCTCCTTTCACCCTCTGTGTTGACCCGTGACTCCGTGTCGAATCTTGAACAGCATAGCCTTgtttgaaagtaaacaaaatgacccagtgaccaggggtaacaatattgttgttgttgttttgcgtTGTTAAATATTATGTGAATGCCGGAGAAACGATGACTAATAAAAATGGCGGGGGAAAAAATGGAGCGCCATATGACCGTCACTCGAGTGTGACGAATTTGAGTGCTATACAAAAAGCCACTTTTATGATTCTGTGTAGaagaaattaattaataaataaattatattaattgaaagtaacatttttatataaaatacatataAATGTTACTTGACCTGAACAGTATTTCAACTCTACACGTTTACTGGAAGAATTTTGGAAAATTGCATTTACATAAATAATTGGGCGAGTTGTAGTATGCGTGTGGTACATGACAAGAGTAGTTTAAGGTAGCCATATAACCCATGTCTGTACCAGCAtgtaatcagggcccaatttaataaagcctgtaagcacaacaaaattgcttagcatgaaatttcttccttgatacaaACAAGATACCAACCATATTTTAATGTGTTGCATAtaactggcattcagctgttgtttgctcctggaaatcacgtggacatttggttggtaatcctgtttttattaaggaagacatttcatgctaagcaagattttgtgcttacaggatttttgaaattgggcccaggtttatAAGTATTAATTTCAACGGTTCCTTTTAGTCTGTCAGGAAGACGACAAGAGACACTTGTGTATACGGCTTATCAAACCTGGCAGACAGCTGACCGTGTTGACCATTGCATCTGGAAGCGAAACGCAAAATGGGCAAAAGAAATTAGCCTTTATACATCTGAGATTACACATTTCCAGATCAAATGTTGCATTTTATGAACTTTAAACCCTTCTCCATTCTTACGTAACGCCGGATTTATTTgtagaaaatagtaaaaaatacGTTAAATTTTGAAGGCGCTGAAAAGTGGCTTGTTTAAGAAAAAGGCTAAGGAAAACTTTTAAGCCCACAAGGTGCGCTCATATGGGTCCACTCCGGCGAGGCAAGCTGTTTGTATAAACACAACATGAATCTGACAACAAACTATTAATTGGGGTCTGCACAAAATTTATACGCAAATTTAAGCAGATGAGGAATTTCTCACAATAGGAAGTTAAAACCTTTTACGCATGACCTTTATATCCGTAAAAGGCTTTTAGTTTTGGTCATCTGAACATGGTCACCTACCTGTAACAATAGGagatggtgtttgaagctttgcatggtgtggagaataagactaactataaatataaatatgaatagtaaacttgcgggtacaaccatgagtaaaatctcttttgaaggagtggtggctctgaaaagagccgggtTGGTCTCGACGTGTCGATCAGtattctctgctcgtcttcaggcgAAGActtagggtttgaaactttgcatggtagaagTACAAATAAGAgaggtttgccgtaacaccattTGGATACCTCTTTCGGGTAGTGTTGGTATACtggtcgaaacattgagttttcaaccaccggttctgttcagaaccaacattactcGAAAGAGATATGGTTTTAACCAAAATGCATTATTGCGTCTAAAGAATAAGTTGTAACTTCAAGTCAAAGACGAGTTGTATTATACTCTTTCTCAAACAATAGTAGTGTCAATAATGGGCAAAGCTAAAATTTCAATCCATGCGATCCCTATTAAACACCAATTCTCTTTGTTATATTGGCCTACACTTACTAACACAATGCCCAACCAAGCAAAAATGACAATTGCGTCTGAAGAATAACTTCAAGTAAAAGATGAGTTGTGTATTCGATCTGAGACAATGATATTGTCTTTATGGATATAACAACTATTTTATTCCATCCACGCGACCACTATTAAGACCAATTATCTGTGTTAATATTGGCCTATACAGCTTTACTATGTAACACAACGCTCGGGCATTAATTGGTGCAATACAGAACAATCAAATTGAGTGACATGGCCGAAAGGTTGCTATGGCGATGTGATCTTATTATAATGAAGGTCTGGCCTCCGCCGCATGATACTTGAAGCCTGGTTAAATTATGAAGAACTGACCACTTCGAAAAACATACGAAAAGGCTTATAAAGACGTGACTCGAAGATTTTAGCGTGTCGACCTATATATTTCAATTTATAGTAAGATCCATGGTCCACTGTATGGAGATTAGCGCAACAATTTCCCATTGTTACATTAGCCAAATTGAAGAGATTAATCTGAGAGATCTGGTCTATTGTTCTCCCTTTGATATAGAACTATGGATATTCGGTTAATCTGTCATCTCTCTGTGACGTCATTCACACGACTCACCATTATTAAAAGCAATGTCTCTTTGTTCACGTTGCTATTACACTAAACACAAGAACAAAACTATATAAATATTTACGCAAACCGCCGGTATGGTCTTTTACTTTGCAATTATGGGCCTTTGCGAGTTATTATAAATTTATTGAATATTATTTGGACACGCGCGTCATTTTTAATCATCCTTTTCGATCAATTAACAATAAGTGTCACCAGAAATTACTTTCCCTAAATATAATGCACAAGGCATAGGCGAAGCCACTTTATAAAATTTGGGGCTGGAGGTTCGATCTAGACTCGAGTGCCTTGCAAACATTGTCATCATGTACAGATTTATCAAAACTTGCAAACATGTAAAACTGTGCTTCGATATAAATAAAGCATCTGCCATCGTTTAATAATGTCTACGCATAAATTATCAATATGTTTCACTGACGCATGTTGATTTGGCAACCACAATTATCTTGTCAAACGAAAACTATCTGAATTGGAGCATGACGCGCATTTACAAACGCCTCAATTGAAATTgggaaaaaatacaatttcgaGGTTCCCAAATCGGTTATTGATCTGTAActgaaaattaaaacagttgAAGCAAAGTTTGGACGAATGCTTGCAACATTTTGTGACACAAAGATGGCGCATAAAAATAGTCGTTAACTTTGCAATCAATGTATGCAAAACCAGTAGTTTTTACTTTACTCCGTAACACATGTAATTGTTGATATCTTTTTGGAAGTAtagaaataaatgtgtatttgagttgaattgaaaagTAGTTTACGTTGCAGTAGCTTGTTTACTGTAAGGTAACCAGTCATTGACTTTGATACAGTAGGGTCTATGGTAAGTTAATTAACTtctaatgtttgtttgtttgtttgtttctctctAGCAGTGGTCTCTGTGATGGCGAAAGATATACTGAAGCCAAACCAATCTTCAACACCACTCCAACCTACATGATTACCATGCGAGATGGCACAACAAGATGACCAGACACCCGTTACCGACATGTACCTGTCGGAAGAGAAGCCGGTATGCCCAACGACCGTGGAGATACCCGAGGGTCCACCACCGGAGTGGTGGTCAACGGGTAGGAAAGCTCCTCTCAGCCCCGTGATGTTATCGCCCGGATGCACCACACAGAAATTAATTGCGTCTGGCAAGATCAAGAGTTGCTTTATTCTGTTGGAGAAGACGAATTATGATCCGAGCTGCCTTGGTCCGACACGTGTCAACTATGAGGATACGGGCGAATCGGTTGGAGGAGACGGTGGGGACAAAGCTTGCCAACGACCCACAAGCTTCCGTGAATTTAACAGATTGGATACCAAAAGTCTAAAAGAACGTTCCGATGTTAACCGGAATGTTTTCACCAGTATGTTGCGTGATTTACATACAGTTCCGTTGGATGATGGTAAAGAACATGGCGTTTTGACGGATCGTGTGTCACCAGAAGGCAACATGGTTACAACCCCGATCCTCATGTCAGATAGTGAGTCCGATCAGATGATGAGGACATACGAGTATCCTTCAGTCGATTCAGATACAATCGGGGACACATTTTCGGTTAATTTTGATGCCGAAAGTATCTCCTCGACCGGTTCAAGTGAGACTTTAGAGTATTTGGAATCCATACCAGAGGAAACAGATATCGAAAGAGACTTTGATGAAGTCGAAGAACCATGCGATGGACCCCCACGTTTAGAAATTCTAGACTCATGGACTGTTGTTTCGAGACCGACGTTTGATGACCCTCCAATGTTGTCCCCACCTTTGCTAACCACTGAAAACAGAGACTTACGATGCTCGCCATTTACTTTCCCGAAACCACATTTGACGGCAAGTTCCCCGAACCCGAAAAGTCGAGTGAGTAGACAGGTCGAAGATGCCGATTGCATCCCTTTTCTTGACTCGAGAGAATCTTCGAATTATGAACGTTCACCGTGTGATAaaattgagaaaacaaaatccattgAGAGCTTAGAAGTCAGGACTGGACTTTGTGTTCCAAATACATCTTGGAACAAAGAGGTTTTCACAAGAGATTCCCATCAGTTCAGCAACAACGCTAGAGGGACGACAATCGAAACTGAAGGAGATCAAACAATAGAGGGCCGTTTTACCTCTAAATTAACTCCAACCATTGAGCATTCAGGGCCACATTCAAACCAGCAGCGTCAGTTGAATGACTCTCAAAACAATCTCAATATTTCAGAAACACAAGAAACAAATGATACCTCCAAAACTATGCCTTCGAAACCATCTAGGACTGTGGATGGattcttaaaaaacataaatcCACATGATCGTTTGAGTAGTGAAGGGGGAAAATCATCTAAACACCGGGATAAATTGTCCATTGCTACCTCACAAAGGGTTGGGATTTCGTACCAACAAAGCTCCTTGGATGAGAATGTTAGGGATGTTAGTAGCCCTAAACGTcaagaaaaagaacacagtcCACACCAGTCCCACGCTTGTCAATCGAGTGAATCCCTTCAGTCGTCAAAGACTATAGTTACCGGTACTGATCCATCTTCGGCAAGAAATGGAAGAACTTCGACACTCAATATGACGTCATCGTTACCTGACCTTGATTCCCCTGGTCATTCCCCAGGTCATTGCCCAGTTCATTCTCCAGATCATCCCCGTGGCCATATCCATGATTCTTCACGACTTAGCCCTACAATGCCAGGGCGTTTTTTTGCTGATACTGAAGACGTGCAAACTGTTCATCTTCCCAAGTTGGATGTACCTCAGAACAAAGATGTTTCAGTCGTACTTTCGAGTGAAGAAACAATTTCAACTATCCCATCATTGGTGATTTCAGACGTCCAAAGCGTTCAGGTTCAAACAGTAGATCTGCCAGGAGCGATTGAAACGATACAACCACAGCAAATCGAACTTCCGACAGGAGCCGAACCCTCTGACAATATCGTGAACGATGTATTCTTTGCCAGCTCTGCATTCAGTGCCGACACAGCTACCGACAGTGTCGCCAACTCACAGGAATCTTCACGAGAGTCATCGGTTACGTCACTTCCTGTCGATGATGAGAATTTTGAAGATGCGGAATATCAACAAATAGTTCAGCAAATAAAGGAGGGCGGTGAACATCCAATTGCCAACGGGGGTGACACCGGTAATAAGGATTTGTATGAAACTACGCAAGGCTCAGACCACTTTGTGTATCCAACGTTGAGacaagaaaaagagaaagaagACCACAGTACTGATGACGTTTCAAAAATGCCCGATAATATTGATGACGTCGCTAGTTCACGATGTGACAAAATGACGTCCCCCGAGTACCAGCCATTGTTTACTCATGAAGTTGCAAACTGCCCTGAGATTTGTGGTTATGCCAATGAAGTAACAGTTGAAGTCTGTGATTTTGAATCGGTAGACTCGTCCGTTTCTGAAGTCAATTCCGAGATCGAACGAGCGGTGGCATCAATTACCGACCGCTGCgtttcaacagaaaaaaaaatggcgggCGTATTGTATGAATGCCTTGATGAGCTGACGCCTGATGAGATACGGCAGCGCTTAGAAGTTACTGACAGTTCGAGCTGCGCTTCAAGCACGATTGAAGTCACCTCTTCCACGGGTCAGGTATCTGTAGACATTGGCAAGGATCAGACAAATCAAGATTCACAGGAAGGCAAAAGATCTGTTAATAAAGAAGGTGGTCCGAATCAAATTGTTGGTGATGCAGAGGGATTTGTGCAAGTACAAGCAAGTTCAAATGTAACCAGTGTTAGTCACACTCCCACCATTGTTCCACTGACCCACAAGCAGAAAGATGTTGTTACTGCAAACGAGTTACGTAAGACTACTGATCACCGATCTGTTCAGGAAACAAGCTTTGGCGTTCCCGTTGCTGGAATCAAACCTCGCGTGATCTCGTCACTTAGAAGGGAAGATGATAAAACACCAAATGGGGACATAAATCAAACTGTGATCGTAGACAAGGGAAGCAAAACGGGTCAAAACCAGGCTCAACAACAAACCGGTGCAGTATCCCCTGGCAGTGACCCTTCCCAGTTTGACAAAGATTCAAGACGCCGCGAGATCGACACTGCAATTTCCCTCGCTATCATGTCTGAATTTACAACACTGCCCTCAAGAGTTGATCCTAACTATAAAGTTAGTCAGAGTATCGCAACATCTGGAGCAACAACACAAGAAACAAATATTCAATCATCACCAAATCCAACCAATGTTCAATTAACATCATCGGTACAGTATCCCAGAGGGCCCGGAGAGATGAGACATTTTCGCCCCGCTGGCCCTAGGTTTCCAggcagtaaaaaccaaagtaGGCAAATGTTTACTTCACAACAGTTCAGCTCCTCGTCAGGTGTAGGAATCCAAGGTTCTTTGAACCCCCTCGCGGATCAATGGCCCCTACCAAGAGGTCGCGGTAGATACAAAAGCAACTTTACTGTTGTAGATTACTCGGCGCCAGATAACGAGAAACCAGAACAGTTTATTGAGCTCAGAAGGTGTCTGACACAAGAGAGGAGAATGCATCCAGATTTCAGGCCGCAGCTGCCTTCCACACAGCCGCCATTGATTCCACCAGACCAAACGGTAGCCGTGTCTCAGCATAATCAGCTTTTCTACCCTAATGATAAGTTTGTAAATATTCGTAATGGGGTCCCAATTGAGTTTCCTGGTGGGAAACGTTTTATAGCGTATAACAAAGAAGCATATCGCTATCCACCACAAAACGCTGTTGTAATGCGATCGAACGAACAATTGACAGCTCAAAACCAGCACATTGGAGCAGTGTCAGTTTCGGGAGTCCCGCCCCAAATGCCTCAGACTGCACCAAATAATGTACAATCCCATTCAAACACTGCCGTCAGCTACTCTCAGCAGCACCAGTACCCAAGACCAAACCCAGCCCACCCAAATCTTTCAGTGGCTCAGTACCCAATGCATCCAAGCGTCATGCCTCGACAACAGCTTTCACATTTTGTGAACGCCACGGACAGAACAAGACAGTCTCCAGGGGTGTATCCTCAGCAAGGCCAAGCAGTCTACCCCTCACAGAACGCCAGACTAGCTGGCAGCCGACACGATCAGTCCCATAGAACACCCCAACAGCGGGCTTCTACTCCACGGATAGCATCAGTCTCACCTGACGTCATGGTAGGACCAAGTACTAGCGAGCAACAAAGTCAGGCCAGGGAGAACTTCGAACAAACGAGAGCTACCACCTTTCCTAGAGCACCACAACTTCACGAAGTTGGCCCGAGGAAACAGTTTCCTGGTGCTATTGGTAGGGGGCTTTTGATGACGACATCAGCGACTAACCAAGGTGCAGTAGACAACCTTACCCATTCCTACCAAGCACAACAACAGTTATTTCGGGCCTCAAGAGGTGATGTCGAAGGCAAACAAACCCCAAATTCAGTTAGTACATTAACACCCACTCAAGTCACACCAGCGCAAAACCCTCCCCACGATCACATAACAAGTGACTTTGAACATCTGAAGCGAATGGCAACTGCTGCAGCCACAAATAAAATGATAAGAAGTGACGTTCCTTTTATTCATCAAAATCAACCTCAAAAGGCTGCCCCTAGGACCAACTATGGACAGCCTCCCGGTGCGGACCAAGCTGACCGGCCTGCCCAAGCTGACGTCACTGCCCGGTGTGACCCAACGTCTCTCCCAGCATCAGCCTTTATCGGTAATTTGGCTGAGACAAACAGAATGCGAGCGACGAGCTACCAAGAGGTGTACGATGCCAGGAATTCGCGAGTCCCTGTTCTTACTCAAAATGAGACAGCGGCAAAAGTGACACCTGGAAGTGTTGCCAATTCTCTGGAAAGTGAACAAATCATACCACAAGTCATGCCACAGTCAAAAGACGACCAAACTATCGGGCAACGGGAAGGTCCATCGCCAAGAGGGTCTATGACTCCAACCCCTACACCCCCACGAAGCACTCTAGGCAGAACTACGAGAACGTGGACATCCACAGAAGAAGCTCTCTTAAAATCCTTGCCAGAGGAACTTGCGAGTTACCTCGTCGATCAATGCAGGAAAGGTGGCGCATTCAGAGAAACACTGAAGTCCATTATTGAAGACTCGCTTAAAGAGGAAGAAGAAACTCAAAATGAAGAAGCAGTAAGAGTTCGGGAGCACACTGTACACCATCTTCCAAACCAAACCCATGGGGACGCGGGTCACACAGACAGCCACCACACACCCTACGCCGATCAACTCAGAGCCCCAACGAAATCATTGCATAGACAAGGTCCAACCCCACCGGCACGAAAACAATATGACACCCAACCTCAGCAGCAGGCAGTCAGTCTGACGAC is part of the Asterias rubens chromosome 4, eAstRub1.3, whole genome shotgun sequence genome and harbors:
- the LOC117288963 gene encoding uncharacterized protein LOC117288963, which translates into the protein MAQQDDQTPVTDMYLSEEKPVCPTTVEIPEGPPPEWWSTGRKAPLSPVMLSPGCTTQKLIASGKIKSCFILLEKTNYDPSCLGPTRVNYEDTGESVGGDGGDKACQRPTSFREFNRLDTKSLKERSDVNRNVFTSMLRDLHTVPLDDGKEHGVLTDRVSPEGNMVTTPILMSDSESDQMMRTYEYPSVDSDTIGDTFSVNFDAESISSTGSSETLEYLESIPEETDIERDFDEVEEPCDGPPRLEILDSWTVVSRPTFDDPPMLSPPLLTTENRDLRCSPFTFPKPHLTASSPNPKSRVSRQVEDADCIPFLDSRESSNYERSPCDKIEKTKSIESLEVRTGLCVPNTSWNKEVFTRDSHQFSNNARGTTIETEGDQTIEGRFTSKLTPTIEHSGPHSNQQRQLNDSQNNLNISETQETNDTSKTMPSKPSRTVDGFLKNINPHDRLSSEGGKSSKHRDKLSIATSQRVGISYQQSSLDENVRDVSSPKRQEKEHSPHQSHACQSSESLQSSKTIVTGTDPSSARNGRTSTLNMTSSLPDLDSPGHSPGHCPVHSPDHPRGHIHDSSRLSPTMPGRFFADTEDVQTVHLPKLDVPQNKDVSVVLSSEETISTIPSLVISDVQSVQVQTVDLPGAIETIQPQQIELPTGAEPSDNIVNDVFFASSAFSADTATDSVANSQESSRESSVTSLPVDDENFEDAEYQQIVQQIKEGGEHPIANGGDTGNKDLYETTQGSDHFVYPTLRQEKEKEDHSTDDVSKMPDNIDDVASSRCDKMTSPEYQPLFTHEVANCPEICGYANEVTVEVCDFESVDSSVSEVNSEIERAVASITDRCVSTEKKMAGVLYECLDELTPDEIRQRLEVTDSSSCASSTIEVTSSTGQVSVDIGKDQTNQDSQEGKRSVNKEGGPNQIVGDAEGFVQVQASSNVTSVSHTPTIVPLTHKQKDVVTANELRKTTDHRSVQETSFGVPVAGIKPRVISSLRREDDKTPNGDINQTVIVDKGSKTGQNQAQQQTGAVSPGSDPSQFDKDSRRREIDTAISLAIMSEFTTLPSRVDPNYKVSQSIATSGATTQETNIQSSPNPTNVQLTSSVQYPRGPGEMRHFRPAGPRFPGSKNQSRQMFTSQQFSSSSGVGIQGSLNPLADQWPLPRGRGRYKSNFTVVDYSAPDNEKPEQFIELRRCLTQERRMHPDFRPQLPSTQPPLIPPDQTVAVSQHNQLFYPNDKFVNIRNGVPIEFPGGKRFIAYNKEAYRYPPQNAVVMRSNEQLTAQNQHIGAVSVSGVPPQMPQTAPNNVQSHSNTAVSYSQQHQYPRPNPAHPNLSVAQYPMHPSVMPRQQLSHFVNATDRTRQSPGVYPQQGQAVYPSQNARLAGSRHDQSHRTPQQRASTPRIASVSPDVMVGPSTSEQQSQARENFEQTRATTFPRAPQLHEVGPRKQFPGAIGRGLLMTTSATNQGAVDNLTHSYQAQQQLFRASRGDVEGKQTPNSVSTLTPTQVTPAQNPPHDHITSDFEHLKRMATAAATNKMIRSDVPFIHQNQPQKAAPRTNYGQPPGADQADRPAQADVTARCDPTSLPASAFIGNLAETNRMRATSYQEVYDARNSRVPVLTQNETAAKVTPGSVANSLESEQIIPQVMPQSKDDQTIGQREGPSPRGSMTPTPTPPRSTLGRTTRTWTSTEEALLKSLPEELASYLVDQCRKGGAFRETLKSIIEDSLKEEEETQNEEAVRVREHTVHHLPNQTHGDAGHTDSHHTPYADQLRAPTKSLHRQGPTPPARKQYDTQPQQQAVSLTTHASETEPASTVDTRQQHSKEDQDYGRKSTFFFNPAPSSSPLLEADNVLDAFSQGAAEQSQRNKAIDLSIQQQAVDLSYKQLINYEQPVYEVRLPMPYLLSNSHLCHRAFTSGERGPIRASSVVDLTSIPTPPPIHSFLKNNLSPTQLTIRNKLLERRSRILSRSMSTPDILHGYTYPAKNERKKLVEPRNFEAETTSSGIQPTVQGARRDGRCENPVTVITSSHSVNVDQTIHQVKDAIGIAMNRKRASNQPFTLGPNTTAKYPKMKSKLQNAWINALGQQPLSSGQQPLSSGHQPLLSGPQPLSAGQQPLSSCHQPLLSGQQPLSSGQQPLSSGQQPFSSGQQPLLSGQQPLSSGQQPLSSGQQPFSSGQQPLSAGQQPLSSGHQPLLSGQVPLSSGRQPLSSGQQPLSSGQQPLSSGQQPLSSKDSQENLQPSLETSPSGKPMSIQPQSSTFLHNPNKSVTRSPEAPAITKPVSHLAEIPNSSSKMLTKKRKRGRPPKGPISKKPRSDASKLETDLECQFCSFKSYFRSEIRAHVKNDHFAKFCKETTTTPRKKKAKRDHKNKPVTNKVHSMKPMSPAKIAAIVPGPPHTSIRNTLIPTDKCNISNSPEIRHSSGNTVGAVTTTTVNVYIPGNLITNAGHVTFQNEATTGSIVPMKQVNPQVAMSTPVQQNIQPAYAPYTKTQMGDTRAAEASSLIASPAATTSTVRPSLNERPIQTPYRCTHCNQYCSSSRELLIHKKFQHTNTKGLHMCFNCGYTTKAEYQLRKHILKWHQKQGVENHKCTRAACGQSFPTQDQLQTHIKQTHDAGDYVCTLCDAKYLNVTGLRYHQQRHKLNYPHKCKECGLKFKSLGMLNRHEFQKNHISS